CGGATCTTCTCTGCCGCCGACAATGGGGCCAAGCGGCAACGCGTTCGGTTGTCGTTTGATTTGTTTTCTCCCCTCAGGAGTCAGCCGCGTGAGAGATCCCAATCGAAAAAACTTTTGGCGTGAAGCGTTTTCGCTGCGTGGATCGGTAACGCCGCAGGTATTTCGCGACGTGCTGATCTTCGGTGGCATTGCGACGTTGATTGTCGGCGTAGTCGTAATATTTGATTACAACTGGGCGGTTTGGATTGATCTGGAAGAAACGCCGTTTGAAATCGCCGGCGCCGCGCTCAGCGTCCTGCTGGTTTTGCGAACCAACGCCGGTTATGAGCGTTGGTGGGAAGCTCGCAAACTGTGGGGCGGAATTGTGAATCAATCGCGCAACCTGGTGATCAGCGGTTTGGCCTATGGACCGCGCGATCCGCAGTGGCGATCCGAACTGGTCCATTGGGCCGCCGCCTATCCGCATGTGGTGCGGCATAGTTTGCGAGGCCAATTGCCGGCGGCAGATGTCGTCCATCTGTTGGGCGAAACGAACGCTGAAAAGATCGCCGCCGCGCCGCACATGCCGAGCTATGTCGCGCTGCAACTAGCCGAACTTCTGCAGCAAGGCGCCAAAACAGGAGATCTGAATCACTTCGCCTTTTTGCAAATCGACAAAGAGCGCGCCCTGTTGATCGATCATGTCGGAGCCTGCGAGAGAATTTTAAAGACCCCGCTGCCGCTGGTCTATTCGATCAAAATTCGGCGGTATCTGGCGATGTTTTTGCTGACGTTGCCGCTTGTGCTGCTGCATAACCTGCAGATCATTTGGCTCACGCCGTTGATGACGATGTTGGTCGCCTATCCGCTATTGTCGGTCGATCAGATCGGGATTGAATTGCAAAACCCGTTTTTAACGGGGAACCTGGGGCATTTGCCGTTGAGCGAAATCTCGGAAACGATCGAAAACAACTTGCTCGGTCTGCTGCAAGCCGATCGCCAGAAACCGGCTTAAAACGTAGAGGCGCCGCTAGTGCAGGTGCGAAAAGATCGGTGGCGATGATTTTCTTCGCGCGAACTTAACTCGATGCAAATGGAGAGTCGCGGCGTCACGATTTACGCTGAGCGATTGTCACTTGCAGCAAGTAGGCTGAAGTTTCTAGATTTGTCGGGAATTGCCGGTCCAATGTCTTCGCCAGAGCAGGATGTTCGATCTGAAAAGTCGCCAGGGCCAGGCGGACTCTACGTCACCGGCTACAACGATATTCGGATTTTGGTCGTTGATGATAATCCCGTCGATCGAACGCTGGTGGAAGGTCTGCTGTCGCAAAACAATCGCGGCAATCTAGAAGTAACCACCGCTTCCTCCGGCGAAGAAGCGTTGCGGAAGATGGTCGAGCGAGCGCCGGACGTCGTGCTGACCGACTTGAAAATGCCGGAGATGGATGGGCTGGAGTTGGTGGAGCGGATTCGTGACCAGTTTCCGCTGGTGCCGGCGATCCTGATGACCGCTTTTGGCAGCGAAGAACTAGCGATCGCCGCATTGCAGCGCGGAGCGGCCAGCTACGTGCCGAAGCGAAATCTCGCCGGTTCGCTCATGGAAACGTTGGGCAAAGTCCTGGCGGCGGCGCACCATGATCGCCAGCAAGCACGACTGGGGCGATGTTGGAGCCAGACCGAATTTCAGTTTGTATTGGAAAATGACGCTCAACTGATCGGCGCCGTAACTGCCCACGTGCAGCACTATCTCAAACAGTTTCGTCATTTGGAGGATAGCGAATTGTTACGCGTCGGCATCGCGCTCGACGAAGCGATTCGCAATGCGATGCATCACGGCAATCTCGAACTCAGTTCAGCGCTGAAAGAAGCCGGGGGCGATCGTTACTTTGAAGAAGCGACTCGCCGCCGTTTGATCGCACCGTATCAGGCGCGGCGCGTCTATTTTACGGCTCGTGAGTTGGGGGATGAGTCGCATTATATCGTGCGTGATGAAGGGCCCGGCTTCGACGTCTCGCGCATCCACTATGACCCGGAAGATATCGAGCAATTGACGCGTCCCAGCGGCCGCGGACTCTTCTTGATTCGGACTTTCATGGATGAGGTGCGATTCAATGAGCATGGCAACGAAATCACGATGATTTTTCGCCGCTCCGGCGGCGCGCTGCACGCGCGGATCGATGAAAATCGGGCCAGCGGAGACTAGCGTCGCCCCCAAAATCCCCTTGCGGGCCCTGTTTTGCGGTTCGGGTTACCGCGAATTTCTTCCGTCAGCACGCGGCAGCGTGCGAGCCGTCAAGGGTTGATGCCGAGTTGCTCGTCCCTCCCTGTAAGGGAAAAAACAGGCAATAATACCGCAAGTGGCGGGTAGCATGATAGCCAAACCGAGCAAAAAAGCTCATTGAAATATGCAGTGTGTGCATGTTGCTCCTAAATGGCTTGTAAAGGAACTCAAACACTGGTAACCCCGATCTCATTGCTGAAGTGCCGGGCCAATATAGAATTTAGGAGTTCCTGGGCTTTTTTGTTTTTCTCGTCGAAGGCAGATCATTATGTTACTCCGAAAATCATCCGCTGGTTTTACACTCGTCGAATTGTTGGTTGTCATCGCCATTATCGGCGTCTTAATTGCGCTTCTTCTACCGGCAGTTCAACAAGCACGAGAAGCGGCTCGTCGTACGCAATGCATCAGCAACATTAAGAACGTTGCGTTGGCGATTCATAACTATCACGACACTTACCGCAACTTGCCGTACCTTGGTTTTGCAACGAATGACACGCATGCCGATGGGGATACGGTTTCGTGGTACGGTCGCGTGCTGCCGTTTCTCGAACAGAACGCACTGTACGAAACGATGAATTTCAACGGTCGCACCAACGACGGAAACAACAAGCTGTATCGCAGCACTTCGTTGTCCGTGATGTCTTGCCCGTCTGAAAACATGACGGTTGGCGAACGGAACGGGGATGGCACCATCGGCAACTATTCGCATCAACGATCGAGCTACGCCGTGTGTGTCGGAAACACCAACTACGCACAAGACAACGCTAACAATTGGGACGGACTTTGGACGTATAACAACGGCGGCGCCGCGTTTCGGATGAACCGCATCTACAATCTTTCTGCGGTGACCGACGGAACTAGCAACACGGTCATGCTGGGCGAAGTGCCGACCAATCAGAACGAATCAGGTTGGCAAGGGGGTTACGGCGCCGTCATCTTCTCTAACAACGGCGGTTTTACTGGATATCTGACCCCCAACACACGATCCTCGGTCGACGGCGGACGACAGTGTTGGAATCCGAACGACTTCCCGGCGCACAAGATTCCGTGCCACAAATCGGGAGGCGGATGGCAAAGTGCGACTTACGCAGCGTTCAGCATGCATCCAGGCGGCGTTAGCGTCGGCAACTTTGATGGCTCGGTTTCGTTTGTCCCCGAAACGATTGACATCTGGTCGTGGCGCGGCCTGACTTCGACCCAAGGGGGTGAAGTCCTCGCCAATTAACGGTGGTGCAGGAGGCCAAGCGGTGAGTCATGCGAGATGTCGCCGCTGATATCTATTCATTTTATCTGGCGGAGCAAGTTGCCATGTTGACTTCAAAATTTGAAAGCGTCTGCGGTGCGATCGGCCTTGTCGCCGTTTTGGTCGCGCTCGTCGGATGCGGTAAAAGTGACGGCATGATTTCGGTCACCGGATTGGTCACCTACAACGGCGATCCGGTTCAGGATGGATCGATCTCGTTTACCCCGGTCGACGGGCGTGGTTCGTCGGGCGGCGGCATGATCGAAAATGGCCAGATCATTCGGGGCAAGTCCTCGCCTGGCAAAATCGCCGTGCAGATCTACGCCAACAAGATTGTCGAAAAGAAAAATCCCACGGCGGAAGAGATCGAACGTGGAATTACTTCGGATCGCGTTCAGTACCTGCCGGGGCCTTACAACCAGCAGTCGAAATTGCGGATTACGATTTCTGATTCGGAGCGCCACTTTGATTTCGATCTGAACAACAAGGGGGAGATCCCTGTTGGAATGACCGGAGAATAGCGCAACCACAAGTCAGGAACGGCGCATTAACAAAGGTCGTACCCGCTGGGGACGGCCTTTGGCGCTTTCTTGGCCGTGAATTTTCTAAAATCTTCCCAACGCGACCGACGTTAGGTCAAATTTGCGTCCCCAGTTCGTAGATGCACGCTTCGATGCGTGCGCCAGGGTGGGGGAATAACCGGCTGATTTCAGGGCATAAGCTCAATCCATCCGTCACTCTTCTCCTTATTGCGTGAGTATTTGCGGAAAGATACTCAGGAAGTGCGAAAGAGATCTCATTGTGGAGCGGTGCTGCAATATCTAATATTCGGTTTTCCGCATCTTTTTCTCTTCGTAGGTGTCTTCCCATGCTGCGTCTCCAATTCCGCAAAGCCTTCACCCTGGTGGAGCTGTTGGTCGTTATCGCGATCATCGGCGTTTTAATTGCGTTGTTGCTTCCAGCAGTTCAACAAGCGCGCGAAGCGGCGCGGCGGACGCAATGCGTCAGTAATCAAAAGAACATCGCTTTGGCGCTGCATAACTATCACGACACTTATCAAAAGTTGCCCTACTTTGGATTTGGTCCGAAGCTCTTTCCCGGTGAACCAGGCGACAAGCTCGACACCATCTCGTGGGTGGGACGCGTACTGCCGTTTGTGGAGCAGCAGGCTTTGTACGACACGCTGAATTGGGCGGTTCGTGTTAATGATGGCAATAATCTGGCCTATCGCACCACTTCGCTTTCGGTCATGTCGTGTCCTTCCGAAGAAATGACGTTGGGTCAAGCGGATAGCAATCCGCGTTGGTGTCATCAACGCGCCAGCTACGCCGTCTGCGTCGGCAACACCAACTATCGGCAAGATGACGCGAACAATTGGGACGGCACTTGGACCTATTCCAACGGCGGATCAGCATTTCGCGTTGATGAGATTTATGGCTTAGCGGCCGTGACCGATGGAACCAGCAGTAGCGTGATGGTTTCGGAGGTTCCGATCAATCAAAATTCGGCCGGCTATCACGGGACCTATGGCGTAACGATCTTTACCTCGGGCGCAGGATTTACGGGATATCTCTCTCCCAATACGACAGCGGTCGTAGATGGCGGTCGCTATTGCTGGCAGACCAACGATTTCAAGAAGAAGATTCCGTGCAAATACGTGATCGATCGTTGGTACGCCGCGACTTTTGCAGCGATGAGCATGCATCCTGGTGGCGTTAATGCGACCAATTTTGATGGCTCCGTTCATTTTGTCGCGCAAAACATCGACATCGACACATGGCGCGGGATGACTTCGACACAAGGGGCTGAAGTCATTGCTCCCTAAAGCTGCGATGGATCGAATGGGAATGTGTCAGCGATTCAAATAAATCTTAGTTTTGCAGGTTGAAAATGAATGCGAAGATGTTGTCGCGTTGGAGCTCTTGGGGATCGTTCACGCTTCTGCTGATCGGTCTATTGGGCTGTGGTCGCACGGATGGCCTGATTTCTGTGACCGGCGTCGTCACGTTTAACGGAGAACCGGTCGAAGAAGGAGCGATATCGCTGATGCCGATTGATGGTAAAGGAGTCACCGCAGGCGGCGTGATCTCCTCAGGGCGTTTCCACATTGCAGCGTCGCCGGGCAAAGCCTCGGTTTTGATCTATGGCAATAAAAAAGAGCTCAAACCAAATCCGACGCCGCAAGAAATCGAATGGGGAATGACGCATAGCAGCAAGCAATTTCTTCCGGCCGAATATAACGATCAGTCGAAGCTGCGAATTGACATCTCCGAGACGCAACGCCACTTTGACTTTAGTCTGAACGACAAGGGAGAGATCCCTGTCGGAATGACGGGAAACTAGGGCGAACGCGAAAAAGAGGGTCAGACCCCAATTTCGCCGCGAAATTGGGGTCTGACCCTCTTTTTCGCTTCTCTCCTCACTCGTGCGTTTCTTCCGTCGCCGAGTCTTGGGCCGGATTCTGAGTCGCCGCAGAACGCTTGCCGAATTGTTGCTCCAGAGCTCGTCGCCGCGCGATCTGCTGATCTCTTTCGACCAGGATCAGGTTGCGCGTCGCCATCATGTCGACCAGCGCTAGCACGACCATCCACAAGATCAACAGCATCACGCAGCCCCAGAAGAGGATGAAGAAGATCGAGCGGGGAATGAAATGACCGATCATGATCGCCGCCGCCAGAGCGGCCAGAATATAGCAGACCGCCATACGGCGCTGAAACTGTAAGCGGAGATAGTTGCGGCGATAGGCGGGTATCGAAGCGTCAGCCGAAGCGCGACGCCAGGTCGCATGGTGCGTCGCATGCATCAAGATGGCGACGCACAAAATCAACGCCGAGAGGATGGCTGAGGCGAGCATGGAAGACCAGTATTCTTGAAAAAGGGGAGATGCGCGGCGGAGTCCTTACCGCGACGGCTCCAGTTCGTTGAGCCAGGTCAATATCGTCTTGCCAACCTTGGCGAGCGACAAAGCCGAGCAGTTCGCCGGCACGTCCTTTTCGGTGTGCCAATACTTAGGACCGTAGCCTGGATTGGGATAGTCAAAATCAATGATGTCGCAAGTCGGGATCTTGGCGATATCGTTCAACACCAGGTGATCGTCACGAACTTCGTGTCGCGGCCGCGCGATGAATTCGCGGATCCCCAGTTTTCGCGCGGTGCGCCAAATCTCTTGCACCAGCGGGCGAACGTCGGGATATCGCAGACTGTTCTTCTCTTCAAAGATCTGCAAGTCTTTGTCGCCGACCATGTCGAGCAGCACCCCATATCGATAGCGATGGGCCGGAGGATTTTGGGCGTAGTCGCGGGCGAAATACTCCGAACCCAAAAAGTAGGGATCGCGGCGATTATCGAAGACCAGTTCTTCGCCATCAAAAAAGACGATGTCGACTCCGACGTGCGACTGGAGATCTGGCAGGTGACGCGCCAGTTCGCACAGGACGGCGACTCCGCTCGCTCCATCATTGGCGCCGACAAACGTACCTTGCGGGTTGATGGGATCTTGATCAGGAAAGGGGCGCGTATCGTAATGCGCGCAGAGCAAAATGCGCTCGGGCCGATCCGGATGAAACTGGGCGATCAGGTTGGCCATCGGAACGCGGGAGCCATCTTCCGGATGGCGGACGTCAAACTCTTGAAGCGACACTTTGCCGCCGGCCTCTTCCAGAATTTTGGTGAGATATTGTTGCTGGCGAGCCATGCCGGGCGAACCGCTGACGCGCGGGCCGATCGCACACATTCCTTCGAGATACTCCATTGCTTTGGAGCCATCGAACGGTGCGTAGTCTTCCAACTTTTCGACAGCTACGGCCAGCGCGGCAGGTCGCTGCGTGTTTTGGTATTGAGAGACGCCCATGTAACCTACGACCATGACCGCTATGGTGATCATCGCCGCGAGAAAAAGGGTCGACCCGTCAATTTTGCGCATTATCTTTTCCATCGCATTCCGCTCAGCGAGAAGTAGGATCGATTATACGGCGCCAATCGCTAGGCGGCTTCCCGGCTTTGCGGCTGAAAGAGAGAATCGATCGCGTCGAGCACCATCGAGGTCGATATCGCACGCATCGCTTCGTTTCCGGCTCGAGCGCGCTGACGGGAGGTCAGCGGCTGATAATAGGCTTGCACAACCTGCTGATGCGGCCCTAGAGGACGACAAAGCTCGGTCGGCGTGACGCCAAACAGCGCGATGCAGGGGGTCTCGACCGCCGCCGCCAAGTGGAGCGGGCCGGTGTCGCAACCGACAAACAGATTGGCCCCCCGGTACAGTTCTTTCAATTGCGGCAGCGAGAGCTTGGGCGCCGCAATCGCTGCGCCGCGCGACATTTGGGCGATTTCTTCGGCCCAGTCCGCTTCTTGTTCGTTGCCCCAAGTCACTACCGACGGCAATTGATACTGCGATAGGAGGTGTTGGGCTACTTCGGCGAAACGTTGCGGCATCCAGGTCTTGCTGAACCAACCGGCGCCGGGGTTGAGCACGGCGAAATTGCGTGTGCGGTCAAGTTCGCGGCGGACTGCGGCGACGTCGGCGCGCGCCTGTTCGTCGATCGGCAGACGATACTCAATCGCCGGCGAGTAGACGTCGACCGCCGTGGCGAGTTCTAGATAGCGATGCACTACATGCGTCTGTCGCGGCGTGACCAGTTCGGTCGCCAGGTTGGGCGCTAGTTCTCGCGCTTGACCGCGTGCGAAAGTGATGCGTCTCTTGGCGCCGCTCAGCCAAGCGGCTGCGGCGCTTTTCGTGAGTCCTTGTACGTCGAAGGTGAGATCGAATTTCGCGTCTTGCAGCTGACGGCGGAGCGAGACGATTTCGCTCGGACGCTTCAGCCAACCTTTTCTCACCGTCAACAATTGGTCGAGACAGGGGTGACCCGCTAGAATTTGAGCGGCGACCGGTTCGGCCAACCAGGTGATCTGAGCGCGGGGGTACTTTTCTCGCAAAGCGCACAGCAGCGGGAGCGTTAGAATCGCGTCTCCCAACGCACTGAGCCGTACGATCAGTATCCGCGGCGAATCGGTGGATGACATGGCCGCTCTCCTTCCCTGAAAGTCGAACGCGCCGCCCGCTTGATGCTTCCCGTGCAGCGAGACCCGTCCGATTGAGTTCCCGCATCTTAAATCGGAGCCCCCTTGCGAGGCAAGGTGAACCGCAGCTTTGCTCCTTTCCATCCCCAGGTGTTATCGCATGTCTTCGCTCGGTGATTTCTCGCTTCAAGCCGCCGCCTACGGCACGTCGCGCCCCAGTTACCCGGCCGAATTTATTTCGCTGCTAGCGGAAAAAGCAGGCGTTGCCGCCGGCGATCCCGTGGTGGATTTGGGCGCAGGAACCGGAATCTCGGCTCACATCCTGGCCAACGCCGGTTTTCACGTCACCGCGGTCGAACCGAACGCAGCGATGCGCAAGCAAGCCAACATCGCCGGCGTCACCTGGATCGACGGCACGTTCGCCGCAACCGGCTTGCCCGATCAGTCGCAGACCTGGGCCGTCGCAGCGCAAGCATTTCATTGGGCCCAGCCGCAAGCCGCACTGCCAGAGATTCGCCGAATTCTCCAACCGAAGCGAAAATTTACCGTGCTCTGGAACAACCGTATCGCCGCGACTGGAACCACGGTCGGTTGGACCGAACAAGCAATCCGCCGTCATGTGCCGGAGTTTAACGAGGCCTACCGCAACCGCGACTGGGACCAAACCTTGGAGTCGACCGGCGATTTTCGCTTTGTCGGTCGCCACGAGACCAAGCATGCGGTGCTGATGTCGCCAGAGCGATACCTGCAACTGTGGCGCAGTCACAACCGCTTGAGTCACATCGCCGGCCCCGAGCGATTAGAAGCGTTGTTAGCGGACGTGGCCGAGTATCTAAAACGAGAAGAAGTGCCGCAGATCGAAGTCGTCTATAAATGCGAAGCCTGGACCGCGGAACGCGTGGAGTAAAGTGCGCGTCTTGCCGGCTTGTTTCCTTCACCATTAGGATGGACATCTTTCCCAGATTGTGTCACAACAAAACGGAACCCCTGTTGCCGGGGAGAACGCGATTTCTTCATGGCTGGCGCTGGCGCGGTCGCCGCCCAACACGGAATAAAGTGCTGTGAATACTCGCCCTCTCAACACAGAGGCTGGCATCGCGAACGTAGCGGTCCCGTCGGCGGAAACTAAGCCTGGAGCCGGACTGACGAAGCTGCAGTACGGCATGTTGGTCGTTTGCGTTATCGCCCAAATGGTAACGATTCTTTTTACCTGGCCGCTTTGGCAGGTTCGTCAGACGCCGGTTCATTTGCCGCTGATCGATCTGCCGCAGATTCCATTTGGATTTTGGTTGCTGGCGACGCTCGTCTTGATGTTGTTTCGCCCGCGGCTGGGATTGGGGATTCATGTCGCGTCCCTCTTGATCTCGTTTGTCTTCGATCAGTATCGGACGCAACCGCAGTTTATTGCGACGGCGGTGTTGATGGTCGCGACCGTGGACGAGCGCGGGATGCGACTGGTGCGCTGGTTTCTTGCTTCGCTCTGGACCTGGGCCGGGCTGCACAAATTGTTTTCGCCCGATTGGTTCAGTTTCAACTCGTGGGATATGACGTCGTCACTCGGGCTCGATCCAACCGAGTTTGGCGAAGTTTTCGGCTGGGGAGTAGGGCTGGGAGAGTTGAGCGTTGGCCTGATCGCGATTTTCCGTCCGCATTGGGCGGCGATCCCCTGCGCGCTGATGCACGTTGGGATCGTCTTATTTCTGTCGCCGCTGGCGCATGACTGGAACTATAGCGTCTTCCCTTGGAATCTATGTACGGCCATCGTCGGCTGTTGGTTGCTGGCCAACGTTCCCAATCGGTTGCCGGAAGTTCGTTGGGAATGGGGCGCCGCTTGCTTGATGCTGATCTATCCGGCCGGGTTCTATGTTGGCTGGGTCGATCATGGTGTCGCCAGCGTCCTCTATTCTGGTAATTTGCCCGACGCGTTGATCACCTCCGAGTCAGGCGTCGAGTTGGTGGAGGGGTGGGGAGAATTAAACGTTCCGTTTCCGAACGAGCGACGGTTGTTGCGGCAGTATTTCGCACTGTCGGCTCCGCCAGGCTCCAAGTTGCACATCGCCGATACGCGGTATGCGCTAGATGATTTGTACTACGTGAAAAAGCCGGACGGTCAGATAGCGCTGATCACGCTCGACGAGTTTCATGCTGCTGAGCCAGGAGTCGTGGCTGGCGTCGGCCTGGATGATCGGCACTCCGTTTTTCTGTTGGGAAACCAAGGGGTGGTGATGTTGAAGCGAACAGAACACTCGCCGATCTATGCAGTTCGAATGGAGCCTGACGTCTATCGCGCGGACCTCCTGCGCCTATTGGCCGGACTCCCCAATCTAGAACAGCTGGATCTCACCGGCTGTGCGATTACCGACGAAGACCTAAAGCAATTGCCGATCATGCCCAAACTGGAAGGGATCGGAGTCGCCGACACCAAGATTACGGACGCTGGCCTGAACGCTTTATTGCGTCAGCCGAAGCTTACCTATGTCGAAAGCGAAGGTTCGTTGATCACAGCCGCGGGGCTAGCGAAGTTTGAGCAGAGTCGAACTCTGGAGTGATGGAATCACACTAATAAAAGCGGATCGAGAAGCCGCTGCCGACAAAGTAATCGTCGGCGGCGTCATTGAGCCCGCCGCCGACGCGGATGTCCCACTGGATGTTGTCGCTGAGCAGATAAGTGAAGCCGCCGTTGACATAATGTTCTGGCTTCATGGTCTCGGCGCCATGCGGGAAGAGAGCGTACCATTCGGTATAGGCGCCCAGTTTATCGGTGAACGTATAGCCGATCGTCCAGGACTGGGCCCACTCGGTATAGACGTCGTCCGTTTCCTCGTCGACGGCGGAATTAAACTGCGTGCTCCCGGCGGTGGAAATGGTATCGCACAGATCCCAGCCGTAGAGCCAGTTGAGCCCCGGCAGGATGCGGTCCGCTGTAATCTCCTCGGCGCCGGTCGGAATGACCATCTGTGGGATCAGCGCCATCTCAGGCAAGATTCCTTCTTGCGGCGTCAGACCTATTTTGAAGCCCAAGTACAAGTCTTCGCTGCCGACGATGTCGTCCAATTCGCTCGATTGATGGCCGTAGTTCCAAGCGATGCGAAATTCAAGCCAATCGGCGATGACGCCATAACGTAGCAAAGTCTCTGGATAAGAATGCGAATCGGTAGTCGTAGAGCCATCGTTGTCATGAATGTAAGTGTAGCCCATTTCAATTTGGGCGACGCCGCGACCGACGGTTGAACTTGCTTCGGTAAAGTCAGGGCGATCGGTCACCAGCGGCGCATCAAGATTGGGCCCGCCGGTAAAGCTTGTTCCATAGCTCCACTGCATCAGCGTGCCGCGTGGTTGGCATGCACAGGGGCCATAAGTACGGACGATGTTAGCGGTCGAAGCGCAGGGATCAAAACAGGTCCCGCTCAAGCACGAACAGAAAGCGGCGTCAGACGTTTCGTCGGCGTGAATTTCGGTTCCCCATAGGCAGCAACCAAGTACAAACGCAACGGAAATGCGCTTCCAACATGGGGAAGTAGATGGCCGCGACATGCTGACAGTCCTGCAAGTAGACCAAGTCGAAGCAAAGCGGACGACGTGCCGGCGCATTTCAACTTCGATCGTTGGTGCTTGCAGTTAATATCGGCGTCGCCGCTGTTTTTGATTGGCCAGAAATAGGGTTTTGCGAGTGGAAAGATGGTTGTCGCTAGCAAATGGCGCCCTATTTTAAGCGCGGCTACCAGTCTTTGCGACGCGGCCCGGGAGGCGGCGGAAACGAGCCATGGTCCACTCAAGCAGAACGATCAAAAGTACGGACAAGCCAAACGCCGGTAAGATCAGGCAGAGCGTCAAGATTGCCGCCGCCAGCCAGAGGGGAGTTGGTTGCGGATTGGGTTTCCGAGGAAATCCGGTTTTCCCTTGGGGGCGACGAATCCACCACATCCATAGCCCGGTTATGGGCAGCCCCATCAAAGCGATGCAGGCGAGCAGCCAAATAACTTTCGATGTCCAACCAACGACCGAACCCACATGCAGCGGATAGGCCCAAGTGTGCCACCAGAAACGTTCGTTCTGCGATAGATCGCTAACTTCCAAAACTTCACCTGTCTCTCGGTGAAGTTGGAAGCCGGTCGAATTCATGGCGCCATAGGTGCCGCGAGCATAATCGTTGATTGCAGAGACTTCGTAGTGATCCGTCGCCTGGCTAGGCAGCGTGACCGTGATGTCGCGATCAGGATAGAGCAATCTCGATTTGTCGACGGCATCTTGGACGGCGAACAAAGGGGGAACGTAGTCCTCTTTTGCGTTCGCCTTCTTTCTGGAGTTGGTTTCGACCGCCGACGTGAAAAATTGTTGCGTTACAAAATGAAACGACTCACCCCAGACCAGCGTGTAGAACAGGCCGGTGATCAGGATCACCAAACAGACTGGCGTAAGATAGGCAGCGACGATCGCATGCAAGTCGCGTAGCAGCGTGTAACGTTTCGCGGTCCAGCGAACCGTCCAAACTCCGGCCGACTTGGCTTTGCTTCTTGGCCACCAGAGGTAGAAGCCGGTCACAAACAGCACCAACGTCCAGCAAGTGGCCAGTTCTACGATGATTCGCCCCGGCGTGCCGACGAACAACTGCCGATGTATTTTCAGGACCAGTCGAAAGAAGGAATCGAGCTTTTTGGGGCCTTGAGGCGCTTGCAGGACCGTCGCCGAATAAGGATCCACATAGACGGTGGAACCGCGATCCGATCTGCGACGTCTGCCAGTCGTTTCTTTTTCCGGTTCTTTCTGCGGCGATTTTACGGAGACAATCACGGTTCGTCGGGGATCGGCGAAAGTGCTGATTCGGGTCGCTTTTCCTGCGGGAATCGACGCTTCAGCGCTTTCAATGAGCGCCGGGTAAGCAGCGACTGTTCCGACCGATTCGACAAAGAGAAAGTCTTGGTTCGCAATGTCACTAATCTCGGCGCCAAACAGATAGATCGCACCCGTTAAGGCAACCACAAGGATAAACGGCGAGACGATCAGCCCGGCGTAAAAATGCCACCGCCAGAAGACGCGGAATAGCGTACGTCGTGCCGGCGTCGCTTTTGCGACCGACGCTTTGCTAGTGGGAAACGTCGTGCGATTTTCAATGGTCTCAGGCGACATGGGAAGGATTCCTGCAGCGAAGGAAGCGTTTCGGAATTGCATTCCATCAGCGGATCGCAAGGAAATGAATTTGCCGAAATCGGCCGAACAGCGTAGCAATGGCCGCAGCGATTTTGCGAGCGCCGCAATTACTGGTCGTCAAATGGCGTCGGCCGCGAAGATCTTCGCCTGGGAGCTTTGTTCACTTTGGCCTGGTCGGCTTCAATTGGCGGAAGCTCGGACGAATCTTCTGCAATGACGAACGTCCATGCGGACTCGGCAGGATCAGCGAAGGCGCCCGAGAGCATGTCGGGCGAACCC
The nucleotide sequence above comes from Blastopirellula sp. J2-11. Encoded proteins:
- a CDS encoding transporter — its product is MSRPSTSPCWKRISVAFVLGCCLWGTEIHADETSDAAFCSCLSGTCFDPCASTANIVRTYGPCACQPRGTLMQWSYGTSFTGGPNLDAPLVTDRPDFTEASSTVGRGVAQIEMGYTYIHDNDGSTTTDSHSYPETLLRYGVIADWLEFRIAWNYGHQSSELDDIVGSEDLYLGFKIGLTPQEGILPEMALIPQMVIPTGAEEITADRILPGLNWLYGWDLCDTISTAGSTQFNSAVDEETDDVYTEWAQSWTIGYTFTDKLGAYTEWYALFPHGAETMKPEHYVNGGFTYLLSDNIQWDIRVGGGLNDAADDYFVGSGFSIRFY
- a CDS encoding glycosyltransferase family 9 protein; the protein is MSSTDSPRILIVRLSALGDAILTLPLLCALREKYPRAQITWLAEPVAAQILAGHPCLDQLLTVRKGWLKRPSEIVSLRRQLQDAKFDLTFDVQGLTKSAAAAWLSGAKRRITFARGQARELAPNLATELVTPRQTHVVHRYLELATAVDVYSPAIEYRLPIDEQARADVAAVRRELDRTRNFAVLNPGAGWFSKTWMPQRFAEVAQHLLSQYQLPSVVTWGNEQEADWAEEIAQMSRGAAIAAPKLSLPQLKELYRGANLFVGCDTGPLHLAAAVETPCIALFGVTPTELCRPLGPHQQVVQAYYQPLTSRQRARAGNEAMRAISTSMVLDAIDSLFQPQSREAA
- a CDS encoding class I SAM-dependent methyltransferase, which codes for MSSLGDFSLQAAAYGTSRPSYPAEFISLLAEKAGVAAGDPVVDLGAGTGISAHILANAGFHVTAVEPNAAMRKQANIAGVTWIDGTFAATGLPDQSQTWAVAAQAFHWAQPQAALPEIRRILQPKRKFTVLWNNRIAATGTTVGWTEQAIRRHVPEFNEAYRNRDWDQTLESTGDFRFVGRHETKHAVLMSPERYLQLWRSHNRLSHIAGPERLEALLADVAEYLKREEVPQIEVVYKCEAWTAERVE
- a CDS encoding MauE/DoxX family redox-associated membrane protein encodes the protein MNTRPLNTEAGIANVAVPSAETKPGAGLTKLQYGMLVVCVIAQMVTILFTWPLWQVRQTPVHLPLIDLPQIPFGFWLLATLVLMLFRPRLGLGIHVASLLISFVFDQYRTQPQFIATAVLMVATVDERGMRLVRWFLASLWTWAGLHKLFSPDWFSFNSWDMTSSLGLDPTEFGEVFGWGVGLGELSVGLIAIFRPHWAAIPCALMHVGIVLFLSPLAHDWNYSVFPWNLCTAIVGCWLLANVPNRLPEVRWEWGAACLMLIYPAGFYVGWVDHGVASVLYSGNLPDALITSESGVELVEGWGELNVPFPNERRLLRQYFALSAPPGSKLHIADTRYALDDLYYVKKPDGQIALITLDEFHAAEPGVVAGVGLDDRHSVFLLGNQGVVMLKRTEHSPIYAVRMEPDVYRADLLRLLAGLPNLEQLDLTGCAITDEDLKQLPIMPKLEGIGVADTKITDAGLNALLRQPKLTYVESEGSLITAAGLAKFEQSRTLE
- a CDS encoding PepSY-associated TM helix domain-containing protein, translating into MSPETIENRTTFPTSKASVAKATPARRTLFRVFWRWHFYAGLIVSPFILVVALTGAIYLFGAEISDIANQDFLFVESVGTVAAYPALIESAEASIPAGKATRISTFADPRRTVIVSVKSPQKEPEKETTGRRRRSDRGSTVYVDPYSATVLQAPQGPKKLDSFFRLVLKIHRQLFVGTPGRIIVELATCWTLVLFVTGFYLWWPRSKAKSAGVWTVRWTAKRYTLLRDLHAIVAAYLTPVCLVILITGLFYTLVWGESFHFVTQQFFTSAVETNSRKKANAKEDYVPPLFAVQDAVDKSRLLYPDRDITVTLPSQATDHYEVSAINDYARGTYGAMNSTGFQLHRETGEVLEVSDLSQNERFWWHTWAYPLHVGSVVGWTSKVIWLLACIALMGLPITGLWMWWIRRPQGKTGFPRKPNPQPTPLWLAAAILTLCLILPAFGLSVLLIVLLEWTMARFRRLPGRVAKTGSRA